Proteins co-encoded in one Sediminispirochaeta bajacaliforniensis DSM 16054 genomic window:
- a CDS encoding DUF4340 domain-containing protein has translation MSKKKMIQFAAVAVLLLLIIVTKFTGNRASFAPVAPWGEEADRIEIHVPGKDPIVAAKKADSWFIGDKEYSADEGKITRMTDALNSLKVGQMVSREGELERYKLEDADAITVAVYHDNDVLRSIRIGKEADKGSGCYITLAGREGIYLVEGALRSIFDVSLDELRNRQIFSFTSSDIISVGVASADARFSLRKSGEEKESWQFSEAQQERVDQKKITDFISQLARINATAFLAPDTIGSEEEASWSLTFQSEKEEHTLRIYGKVEGNDNAYRCLADTNKEPFSISAYKAGQLMKPASWFISEEKPKEEGK, from the coding sequence ATGTCTAAAAAAAAGATGATACAATTTGCCGCCGTCGCAGTACTCCTTCTCCTCATTATTGTGACAAAGTTTACGGGGAACCGGGCAAGTTTCGCTCCGGTAGCTCCCTGGGGAGAAGAAGCCGACCGTATTGAGATACATGTACCGGGAAAAGATCCGATTGTTGCGGCAAAAAAAGCAGATAGCTGGTTCATTGGAGACAAAGAATACTCGGCAGACGAGGGAAAGATAACCCGCATGACCGATGCCCTCAACAGCCTCAAGGTCGGCCAGATGGTCAGCAGAGAGGGAGAGCTTGAACGCTATAAGCTCGAGGACGCCGACGCAATTACGGTCGCGGTCTACCACGACAACGATGTGCTCAGATCTATCAGAATCGGTAAAGAAGCCGATAAGGGCAGCGGATGTTACATTACGCTCGCGGGGCGGGAAGGGATCTACCTTGTAGAAGGAGCCCTCAGATCCATCTTTGATGTGAGTTTGGATGAACTTCGCAACCGACAGATATTCTCTTTCACCTCTTCTGATATCATCTCCGTCGGAGTTGCATCGGCGGATGCACGTTTCTCTCTGAGAAAAAGCGGGGAAGAAAAGGAGAGCTGGCAATTTTCGGAAGCGCAGCAGGAACGCGTTGATCAGAAAAAGATCACTGATTTTATCTCCCAGCTGGCAAGAATCAATGCAACCGCCTTTCTCGCTCCCGACACCATCGGGAGCGAAGAGGAAGCCTCCTGGAGTCTTACCTTTCAGAGTGAAAAGGAGGAGCATACCCTCAGGATCTACGGAAAAGTGGAGGGTAACGACAATGCATATCGCTGTCTCGCCGATACAAATAAGGAACCTTTCAGCATAAGTGCCTATAAGGCCGGACAGCTGATGAAACCGGCTTCCTGGTTCATCAGTGAAGAGAAGCCAAAAGAAGAAGGAAAGTAG
- a CDS encoding HD-GYP domain-containing protein — protein MQQKSMPLSEIIARDKRMVSLLYEQEIPLICRRVSDGKLKKVSFRALYDNNEVFWKQDKGWAFYISEEHVQAMIDMIKEFDGKKEKHYIAKHEEEEKNVGDLPNFGEAYESIASMDSEERVSIIKEDREKLDTLLIEAPKENEKILEALADTTRDAALANRSTILEAIHMGDEAARAYTQGIVDSTRAMVKSSTALIDNTIMQDELITSLVQRSNGTVVQHMTRVFLNGVAFLTYYNRRMLTSSLPNKIRITFDKQYKSYYQRLLPHLYPEDVTLERVFHTGMQAISEAQLHTFATGFLIHDIGKAKDIEYHEGEAAYDRDTVVDHVRQGYLAVMHKTNYPREAGLITGYHHEYYGSPDGYGFYRALLANARKNNPKLKQDFCMSFTMEPMIKFNALAYFPAKVMEIVDVFDALTDPNRKYRKPLSGDEALDFMQRQFVDEELKLDPILFDLFRTFTKGKRPAS, from the coding sequence ATGCAACAGAAGAGCATGCCCTTATCCGAGATCATTGCCAGGGATAAGCGGATGGTATCGTTATTATACGAGCAGGAAATTCCTCTTATTTGCCGTCGTGTTTCTGATGGGAAGTTGAAGAAGGTCAGCTTTCGAGCGCTCTACGACAACAATGAAGTATTCTGGAAACAGGATAAAGGATGGGCATTCTACATTTCGGAAGAGCATGTTCAGGCCATGATCGATATGATCAAGGAGTTTGACGGCAAAAAGGAGAAGCACTACATAGCCAAACATGAAGAGGAAGAGAAGAACGTGGGAGATCTTCCCAACTTCGGCGAGGCATATGAAAGTATTGCCTCCATGGATAGCGAAGAACGTGTTTCCATTATAAAAGAGGACAGGGAAAAACTTGATACGCTGCTGATCGAGGCTCCGAAAGAAAACGAAAAGATTCTTGAAGCGCTTGCCGATACGACAAGGGATGCAGCGTTGGCAAACCGCTCCACGATTTTGGAAGCAATCCACATGGGAGACGAAGCTGCGAGAGCATACACCCAGGGGATTGTGGATTCTACCCGGGCGATGGTAAAAAGCTCAACCGCATTGATCGACAACACCATCATGCAGGATGAGTTGATTACCTCTCTGGTACAACGTTCGAACGGAACGGTAGTCCAGCACATGACAAGGGTGTTTCTAAATGGAGTTGCTTTTCTCACCTACTATAACCGCAGGATGCTCACCTCAAGCCTTCCGAATAAGATTAGAATCACCTTTGACAAGCAGTATAAGTCATATTATCAGCGTCTGCTGCCGCACCTTTACCCGGAAGATGTCACCCTGGAACGGGTATTTCATACTGGTATGCAAGCGATAAGCGAGGCACAGCTCCATACCTTCGCAACAGGATTCTTGATTCATGACATCGGCAAGGCAAAAGATATAGAATATCATGAGGGAGAGGCCGCCTACGACCGGGATACCGTTGTCGATCATGTCAGGCAGGGGTATCTCGCCGTTATGCATAAAACCAATTATCCCCGGGAAGCAGGATTGATCACCGGCTACCACCATGAATACTACGGTTCTCCCGACGGATATGGTTTTTACCGTGCGCTGCTGGCAAATGCACGGAAAAACAATCCAAAATTGAAGCAGGATTTCTGCATGTCCTTTACCATGGAGCCCATGATAAAATTCAATGCGCTTGCCTATTTTCCTGCAAAGGTGATGGAGATCGTTGATGTCTTCGACGCTCTCACGGACCCGAACAGAAAATATCGCAAGCCGCTTTCAGGCGATGAAGCCCTCGATTTTATGCAAAGACAGTTTGTCGATGAAGAGCTGAAGCTCGATCCCATCCTTTTCGATCTCTTTCGGACCTTTACAAAAGGGAAGCGGCCGGCCTCCTGA
- a CDS encoding [FeFe] hydrogenase, group A produces the protein MKGYIKVDGIDVPLEGEENLLQVIRKAGIEIPTFCYHSELSVYGACRLCIVDIEGKGIQASCSTPPREGMVVRTNTAEVRETRRMTLELLLANHDRECPTCERSSDCVLRDLASRYGIDKVRFRKNREPRPLDTLSDALVRDPNKCVLCGDCVRYCHEIQGIGAIDFAFRGEHVQVTPAFGRSIGEVDCINCGQCAAVCPTGAIIPKSEINEVWNDLQDKKSKVVIQIAPAVRVALGEMFGLPPGEVVTGKMVRALRMMGFDRVYDTAFAADLTVVEEAAEFLKRSKAGDGPLFTSCCPAWVKYAEQSLPRQLPNLSSCMSPQSMMGSLLRHALPEELSIEPEHLKIVSVMPCTAKKFEKKRPELSRDRLPFVDHVITTRELGTMIRESGIMLDRLDADNFDLPFGFASHLGVGFGSSGGVAEAVLNYLDPDGCSGRIHWEAVEDLSGVRETTAVIGGKAFTVAVVQGIKSAATIAKMVESGEISLDLIEVMACPGGCAGGAGQPVDRTGEKRLARVKAVRSAAPAEGVRHAGVNPFVREVYANMLGCDPGEGEAHRLFHTTYHSRKRIDGMDIRLTGPSGAEARTDRIPVKVCVGTSCFLRGSQKVLSKLLHAVEEEKLDRFYEVQATFCSEQCDKGPTVHIGDRVINRADGDQIVELLREMVATLSAEG, from the coding sequence GTGAAAGGGTATATAAAGGTAGATGGTATTGATGTCCCTCTGGAGGGGGAGGAAAACCTGCTTCAGGTTATCAGAAAGGCCGGGATTGAGATCCCCACCTTTTGTTATCATTCGGAATTGAGTGTCTACGGGGCCTGCCGTCTCTGTATCGTCGATATTGAGGGAAAAGGAATTCAGGCCAGCTGCTCCACGCCTCCCCGGGAAGGAATGGTCGTACGGACCAATACGGCGGAGGTGCGGGAAACCCGGCGTATGACATTGGAGCTCCTTCTCGCCAATCACGACAGAGAGTGTCCCACCTGTGAACGCTCTTCCGATTGTGTATTACGCGACCTTGCCAGCCGTTACGGCATCGACAAGGTCCGATTCAGGAAAAATCGGGAGCCGAGGCCTTTGGACACGCTTTCTGATGCCCTTGTCCGGGACCCAAATAAGTGTGTGCTTTGTGGGGACTGTGTTCGCTATTGCCACGAGATTCAGGGCATCGGCGCCATCGACTTTGCCTTCCGTGGCGAGCATGTGCAGGTTACCCCTGCCTTCGGACGAAGTATCGGAGAGGTCGATTGTATCAACTGCGGTCAATGTGCTGCGGTCTGTCCCACCGGTGCCATTATTCCCAAATCGGAAATCAACGAGGTATGGAATGATCTCCAGGATAAAAAGAGCAAAGTAGTCATCCAGATTGCACCGGCGGTTCGGGTCGCCCTTGGCGAGATGTTTGGTCTGCCCCCAGGCGAGGTGGTAACCGGAAAGATGGTCCGGGCCCTGCGCATGATGGGTTTTGATCGGGTCTACGACACTGCCTTTGCCGCCGATCTTACCGTTGTAGAGGAGGCCGCAGAGTTTTTGAAGCGGTCGAAAGCGGGTGATGGGCCGCTTTTTACCAGCTGCTGTCCTGCTTGGGTTAAATACGCCGAACAGTCTCTTCCCAGGCAGTTGCCGAATCTTTCTTCCTGTATGAGCCCGCAGAGCATGATGGGCTCGCTGCTGCGGCATGCCCTGCCCGAAGAACTTTCCATTGAGCCTGAACATCTGAAGATCGTTTCGGTCATGCCTTGTACCGCAAAAAAGTTTGAAAAGAAGCGGCCGGAACTTTCCCGGGACAGACTGCCCTTTGTCGACCATGTTATTACAACCAGGGAGCTGGGCACCATGATCCGTGAATCGGGGATCATGCTTGACCGTTTGGATGCAGATAATTTTGATCTTCCCTTTGGATTTGCCTCTCACCTGGGAGTGGGCTTCGGATCCTCCGGCGGTGTTGCCGAGGCCGTACTGAACTACCTTGATCCCGATGGATGTTCCGGCCGGATACATTGGGAAGCTGTGGAGGATCTTTCCGGTGTGAGAGAGACCACAGCCGTCATCGGCGGAAAAGCCTTTACCGTTGCCGTTGTCCAGGGAATCAAAAGTGCTGCAACCATTGCGAAGATGGTCGAATCCGGCGAGATATCCCTCGATCTCATCGAGGTGATGGCCTGCCCCGGTGGTTGCGCAGGAGGTGCCGGTCAGCCTGTAGACCGGACAGGAGAGAAACGCCTCGCCAGGGTGAAGGCCGTCCGTTCGGCAGCCCCTGCCGAGGGTGTCCGCCATGCCGGTGTCAACCCCTTCGTCCGTGAGGTATATGCCAATATGCTTGGCTGTGATCCGGGAGAGGGCGAGGCCCATCGCCTCTTTCATACCACCTATCATAGTCGAAAGCGTATCGACGGAATGGATATTCGTCTTACCGGACCTTCCGGCGCAGAGGCCCGAACGGACCGCATTCCGGTAAAGGTCTGTGTTGGGACCAGTTGCTTTCTGCGCGGAAGCCAAAAGGTGCTTTCCAAGCTTTTACATGCGGTTGAAGAGGAAAAGCTGGATCGCTTTTATGAGGTACAGGCGACATTCTGCAGCGAACAGTGCGACAAGGGGCCGACGGTCCACATCGGTGATAGGGTGATCAATCGGGCCGATGGAGACCAGATTGTAGAGCTCTTGCGGGAAATGGTTGCTACATTATCCGCGGAAGGGTAG
- a CDS encoding NADH-ubiquinone oxidoreductase-F iron-sulfur binding region domain-containing protein — MPKLNLEAVGTAYEHTVSSLRMRIIICAGTGCLAGGSLNIFHAFKAEAKKHGVPLHVELKPEDKPALLLSKSGCQGFCQVGPLVTIEPAGILYTKVTAEDVPEIFETTILSGKIVERLLYVNPGDGKRCSGPSDIPFYVRQSRSVLASCGLIDPENIREYIYGGGYRAAMEAYTAHTPEELCTIFTDSGLRGRGGGGFPSGKKWALTLRQQADKKYLICNGDEGDPGAFMDRSILEGNPHSVVEGMMIAARAIGAEAGYVYVRAEYPLAVERIRKAIDEARDLGLLGEDLFGTGAHFDIKVMEGAGAFVCGEASAMVASIMGGRGMPRPKPPRTAEKGLWDKPTVVNNVETLATVPLVLRKGSKSYRTVGTSGSPGTKTFALTGHVANTGLIEVPFGTTLREIIFEIGGGVLDEKGNVDNDAFKAVQIGGPSGGCLTRDHLDIPLDFDSLGEIGAMVGSGGLVVMNRSTCMVQVARFFMQFTQAESCGKCVPCREGTRQMLDLLDDIIEGRADESTIPLLESLCRTVARGSLCGLGKAAPSPVLSTLRHFRQEYESHVVDKRCPVGACQALSDFVIDGLLCRGCTACVKACPVGAIAGEKKAPHVIDTERCIRCGACMATCRFGAIRRGGAA, encoded by the coding sequence ATGCCGAAGCTTAATCTTGAAGCGGTCGGAACCGCTTATGAACATACTGTTTCTTCATTGCGAATGAGAATCATCATCTGTGCCGGTACCGGTTGTCTGGCAGGGGGAAGCTTGAATATATTCCATGCCTTCAAAGCAGAAGCCAAAAAGCACGGGGTTCCTCTTCATGTTGAATTGAAGCCGGAAGATAAGCCTGCATTGCTTCTTTCAAAAAGCGGCTGCCAGGGATTTTGTCAGGTAGGCCCCCTTGTTACCATCGAACCAGCCGGTATCCTTTATACAAAAGTTACTGCCGAAGATGTTCCCGAAATCTTTGAAACAACCATCCTTTCAGGAAAAATAGTGGAACGCTTGCTCTATGTTAATCCTGGCGATGGAAAGCGGTGTAGCGGTCCCTCGGACATTCCCTTCTATGTTCGCCAGTCCAGAAGCGTCCTTGCTTCCTGCGGGCTTATCGACCCCGAAAATATTCGTGAATATATCTACGGTGGCGGTTACCGTGCCGCCATGGAGGCCTACACGGCACATACACCAGAGGAGTTGTGTACGATTTTCACCGACTCAGGTCTCAGAGGGCGCGGGGGCGGCGGGTTTCCCAGCGGAAAGAAATGGGCCTTGACCCTTCGCCAGCAGGCTGACAAAAAGTATCTAATCTGCAACGGTGACGAGGGGGATCCCGGTGCCTTCATGGACCGATCCATCCTTGAGGGAAACCCCCATTCGGTGGTCGAAGGGATGATGATAGCCGCCAGGGCCATAGGTGCCGAGGCAGGGTATGTCTATGTCCGTGCCGAATACCCTTTGGCTGTAGAACGAATTCGTAAGGCTATTGATGAGGCGAGAGATCTCGGCCTGCTGGGAGAGGACCTTTTTGGAACAGGTGCCCATTTCGATATCAAGGTGATGGAGGGGGCAGGGGCCTTCGTTTGTGGTGAGGCAAGCGCGATGGTTGCAAGCATCATGGGGGGCAGGGGCATGCCCCGTCCGAAACCTCCCAGAACAGCGGAAAAAGGGCTTTGGGACAAGCCGACGGTGGTTAACAATGTGGAGACCCTTGCAACCGTTCCTCTTGTGCTTCGAAAAGGATCAAAGAGCTATCGAACGGTCGGTACCTCGGGGAGTCCGGGAACCAAGACCTTTGCCCTCACCGGCCATGTTGCCAATACCGGACTCATCGAGGTGCCCTTTGGTACGACCCTCAGGGAGATCATCTTCGAAATCGGTGGCGGCGTTCTCGATGAAAAAGGGAATGTGGACAATGATGCCTTCAAGGCTGTTCAGATCGGGGGGCCTTCCGGCGGCTGTCTTACCAGAGATCATCTCGACATCCCCCTCGATTTCGATTCTTTGGGAGAGATCGGTGCAATGGTGGGAAGCGGCGGACTTGTGGTGATGAACCGTTCGACTTGTATGGTTCAGGTCGCACGGTTCTTCATGCAGTTTACCCAGGCCGAGAGCTGCGGCAAATGTGTACCCTGTCGGGAAGGCACTCGGCAGATGCTGGATCTTCTCGACGATATCATCGAGGGGAGGGCGGACGAATCCACCATTCCCCTTCTGGAATCCCTCTGCCGAACCGTTGCCAGAGGAAGCCTGTGCGGACTTGGAAAAGCGGCCCCATCGCCGGTTCTTTCTACCCTCCGGCATTTTCGGCAGGAGTATGAAAGCCATGTTGTTGATAAGCGTTGTCCGGTAGGGGCCTGCCAGGCCCTGTCCGACTTCGTCATCGACGGTTTGTTATGCAGGGGATGCACCGCATGCGTAAAGGCGTGTCCCGTTGGAGCGATCGCAGGAGAAAAAAAGGCTCCCCACGTTATCGATACGGAGCGTTGTATCAGATGTGGCGCCTGTATGGCCACGTGCCGCTTTGGTGCGATCAGAAGAGGAGGTGCGGCGTGA
- a CDS encoding NADH-quinone oxidoreductase subunit NuoE family protein: protein MNTLTGDRTEAASFGVVCRILDFYDRDPGMIIPILQKVQEEYRYLPEEVLLFLATSLEISPARLYGIATFYSHFSLEPKGKHVIKVCDGTACHVKGSGALIETLRSMLALEKGVKTTSDMLFTLETVSCLGACGLAPVVVIDDTVHGQMTPDKVRVLITKIREEEDAEA, encoded by the coding sequence ATGAACACCCTAACCGGCGATAGAACCGAAGCAGCCAGTTTTGGAGTCGTATGTCGGATTCTTGATTTCTACGACCGGGATCCGGGAATGATCATACCGATTCTTCAAAAGGTACAGGAGGAGTATCGCTACCTTCCCGAAGAGGTTCTGCTTTTTTTGGCGACGAGTCTGGAAATTTCTCCGGCCCGTCTTTACGGCATCGCTACCTTTTACAGCCATTTTTCTCTGGAACCGAAGGGAAAGCATGTGATCAAGGTATGCGACGGAACCGCTTGTCATGTAAAGGGCTCCGGGGCGCTGATCGAGACCCTACGTTCAATGCTGGCTCTTGAAAAGGGAGTGAAAACCACTTCGGACATGCTTTTTACCCTTGAGACCGTGTCCTGCCTGGGAGCGTGTGGTTTGGCACCTGTGGTTGTGATAGATGATACGGTCCATGGACAAATGACACCGGATAAGGTTCGTGTACTCATCACGAAGATACGGGAGGAAGAAGATGCCGAAGCTTAA
- a CDS encoding basic amino acid ABC transporter substrate-binding protein yields the protein MKRIATLLTAIALVALLSVLSGCQKKNELVMGTNAAFPPFEYIGGADGNAVVGFDVEIAKAIAEKAGKTLRIEDMEFDSLLTALNADKIDFAIAGMTITDEREKSVDFSDPYYEATQAVIVRKADNPISTKDDLNGKKISVQLGTTGNEIAKEFTDDSNIVAFNTGFEAIMELKNGKVDAMIIDEQPAQNFIRQNSDLEIVSLDFDPEYYGIAVKEGKSSELLPIINATLKELKANGTYDKLLSEYMK from the coding sequence ATGAAACGAATAGCCACATTGCTCACGGCAATTGCCCTAGTTGCCCTTCTTTCGGTTCTAAGCGGTTGCCAAAAGAAAAACGAGTTGGTAATGGGCACGAATGCCGCTTTTCCGCCCTTCGAATATATCGGCGGTGCCGATGGAAACGCGGTAGTCGGTTTTGATGTGGAAATCGCCAAAGCCATTGCGGAAAAAGCGGGAAAAACTCTGCGCATAGAAGATATGGAGTTCGACAGCTTGCTCACCGCCTTGAATGCGGACAAAATCGATTTTGCCATCGCCGGTATGACCATTACCGATGAACGTGAAAAAAGCGTCGACTTTTCCGATCCCTACTACGAAGCGACCCAGGCGGTTATTGTACGCAAAGCGGATAATCCGATCTCCACAAAAGATGACCTCAATGGGAAAAAGATCAGCGTGCAGCTGGGAACCACCGGGAATGAGATTGCGAAGGAGTTCACCGACGACTCGAATATTGTTGCCTTCAACACCGGCTTCGAAGCGATTATGGAACTGAAAAATGGTAAGGTTGATGCAATGATCATCGACGAACAGCCTGCACAGAATTTCATTCGTCAGAATTCCGATCTTGAGATTGTTTCTCTCGATTTTGACCCGGAGTACTACGGGATCGCCGTCAAAGAGGGGAAAAGCAGCGAACTACTGCCGATCATCAACGCAACCCTAAAGGAACTCAAAGCGAACGGCACCTACGACAAGCTTCTTAGCGAATATATGAAATAG
- a CDS encoding amino acid ABC transporter permease, with amino-acid sequence MESIRRTLFQTLWEGGPDGLHLLLNGLKVTIVVTLFAIMTGVILGTLLALMRLSKNKVANIISKLYVEIIRGTPVLVQLLIIYFVIFRALDVDKTMASSLAFGINSGAYVAEIIRAGIQAVDKGQMEAARSLGLPHRLAMKEIILPQAIKNILPALGNEFIVLLKETSIIGFIGGNDLMRAGNKIRSITYEATVPLFATAIIYLIITLSLSHLLNRYERRLHSSD; translated from the coding sequence ATGGAAAGTATAAGAAGAACCCTTTTTCAGACGCTCTGGGAAGGGGGGCCGGATGGACTGCATCTGCTGCTGAACGGACTCAAGGTCACCATTGTGGTGACCTTGTTTGCCATTATGACGGGTGTTATTCTCGGAACGCTCCTCGCTCTCATGCGGCTAAGCAAAAACAAAGTCGCAAATATCATTAGCAAGCTCTACGTTGAAATCATCAGAGGAACACCGGTTCTGGTCCAGCTGTTGATTATCTACTTCGTCATTTTTCGGGCTCTTGATGTGGATAAGACAATGGCCAGTAGCCTGGCCTTCGGCATAAACAGTGGCGCCTATGTCGCTGAGATTATTCGAGCAGGGATACAGGCCGTTGACAAAGGGCAGATGGAAGCGGCCCGTTCCTTAGGCTTGCCCCACAGACTGGCGATGAAAGAAATCATCCTGCCGCAAGCCATCAAAAATATTTTACCGGCCCTGGGCAACGAGTTTATCGTCCTTCTCAAGGAGACCAGTATCATCGGTTTCATTGGGGGAAACGATCTGATGCGAGCGGGAAACAAAATCAGAAGTATCACGTATGAGGCAACGGTCCCTCTCTTTGCTACGGCGATCATATACCTCATCATTACCCTTTCGCTTTCCCATCTCCTGAACCGTTACGAAAGGAGGCTGCACTCCAGTGATTAA